One window of the Lactococcus lactis genome contains the following:
- a CDS encoding nucleobase:cation symporter-2 family protein → MSQKNEQSQEQSNSKSAVLGLQHLLAMYSGSILVPIMIAGALNYSATQLTYLISADIFMCGLATFLQLQLRKHFGIGLPVVLGVAFQSVAPLIIIGQRHGSGAMFGSLMVAGVFVILVSGIFSKIRKLFPPIVTGSVITTIGLSLIPVAIGNMGNNVDKPTIQSLILAVSTIVIILLINIFTTGFIRSIAILIGLIAGTILAASMGLVDFSVVSQAPWAHLPQPFYFSAPKFYLADSLMMIIIAIVSLVESTGVYLALADITGENLDEKRLRNGYRAEGFAVFLGGVFNTFPYTGFSQNVGLVQLSGIKTRKPIYFTAGFLIVLGLIPKFAAVAQLIPTPVLGGAMLIMFGMVATQGIRMLAKVEFEGNQNLLIAAVAIAMGVGFNSTNLFTALPSFIQPFVSNGIVMSTVSAIILNLVFNHGKKDELVNDETK, encoded by the coding sequence ATGTCTCAAAAAAATGAACAAAGCCAGGAGCAAAGTAACTCAAAATCTGCTGTTTTAGGATTACAACATCTGCTGGCCATGTATTCAGGTTCAATTCTTGTTCCAATCATGATTGCTGGAGCTTTAAATTACTCAGCAACTCAGTTAACCTATTTAATTTCAGCAGATATTTTTATGTGTGGTTTAGCCACTTTCTTGCAACTTCAACTACGTAAGCACTTTGGGATTGGCTTACCAGTTGTCCTTGGTGTTGCTTTTCAATCTGTTGCTCCATTAATTATTATTGGTCAAAGACATGGCTCTGGAGCAATGTTTGGTTCATTAATGGTTGCAGGGGTTTTCGTTATTTTGGTTTCAGGAATTTTCTCTAAAATCCGAAAACTATTTCCACCAATCGTTACTGGTTCAGTAATTACAACAATTGGTTTAAGCCTTATTCCTGTTGCTATTGGCAATATGGGGAATAATGTTGATAAACCAACAATCCAAAGTTTAATTTTAGCTGTTTCAACTATAGTGATTATTCTTTTAATTAATATCTTTACTACTGGATTTATTCGTTCTATTGCTATTTTAATTGGACTTATTGCTGGAACAATTTTGGCTGCTAGCATGGGCTTAGTTGATTTTTCAGTTGTTTCTCAAGCACCATGGGCACACTTGCCACAACCTTTTTATTTCTCAGCACCTAAATTTTATTTGGCTGATTCATTAATGATGATTATTATTGCTATCGTGTCATTGGTTGAATCGACAGGAGTTTATTTAGCTCTTGCTGATATTACTGGTGAAAATCTTGATGAAAAACGTTTGCGTAATGGTTATCGTGCGGAAGGATTTGCTGTATTTCTTGGTGGTGTTTTCAACACTTTCCCTTACACAGGTTTTTCACAAAACGTTGGTTTAGTGCAATTATCAGGAATTAAAACACGTAAACCTATTTATTTCACAGCTGGATTTTTAATTGTATTAGGACTTATTCCAAAATTTGCCGCTGTTGCACAACTTATTCCAACTCCAGTATTGGGTGGAGCGATGTTGATTATGTTTGGTATGGTTGCCACACAAGGAATTAGAATGTTGGCAAAAGTTGAATTTGAAGGAAATCAAAATCTTCTGATTGCTGCGGTTGCTATTGCGATGGGTGTTGGTTTTAACTCAACAAACTTATTTACAGCACTTCCAAGCTTTATTCAACCTTTTGTTTCTAATGGGATTGTGATGAGTACTGTTTCAGCAATTATCCTGAATTTAGTATTTAATCATGGAAAAAAAGATGAATTAGTTAATGACGAAACAAAATAA